A stretch of the Crocinitomicaceae bacterium genome encodes the following:
- a CDS encoding transposase — protein sequence MLDTIDKNINRENGKSIRIKTDNGYLICSYSDVRYRKDKHEMEKQIDKAKQVIAKPSKTKKLKFTQTKNQQIELNEILIEKTRKLLGIKGYYTNIEESTADDKTIIERYHELYKIEQAFRISKNDLQTRPIFHFKEDPIKLHMLICFIALVISKHIELKTGISIRKFIDESKKIVDGEILNLITQKTVTIKANPSQKMTELIAKLNLPH from the coding sequence ATGCTCGACACCATTGACAAAAATATCAACAGAGAAAACGGAAAAAGCATACGCATTAAAACCGATAATGGATATTTGATTTGCAGTTATTCAGATGTCAGATACCGTAAGGATAAGCATGAAATGGAAAAACAAATAGACAAAGCAAAACAAGTTATTGCAAAGCCGTCAAAAACTAAAAAATTAAAATTCACCCAAACAAAAAATCAGCAAATTGAACTCAATGAAATTCTAATTGAGAAAACTCGCAAACTTCTAGGGATAAAAGGATATTATACGAACATTGAAGAATCAACGGCTGACGACAAAACAATAATAGAGCGCTACCATGAACTTTATAAAATTGAACAAGCCTTCAGAATATCAAAAAACGACCTACAAACAAGACCAATTTTTCATTTTAAGGAAGATCCCATCAAACTTCATATGCTCATTTGTTTTATTGCATTAGTGATATCAAAACACATAGAACTAAAAACAGGTATCTCAATAAGAAAATTTATAGACGAGTCAAAAAAAATCGTTGATGGAGAAATATTGAATCTGATCACGCAAAAAACTGTAACTATAAAGGCAAACCCATCTCAGAAAATGACGGAGCTTATTGCAAAATTAAATCTACCGCACTAA
- a CDS encoding DMT family transporter, translating into MGSLINLNANEITFFRTGIAFLSMLIMGLIVREKKFVSPKQALWLLGTGVIVGLHWVTFFLAIKISTVSIAVVCMSAATLFTSFLEPLIFKRRYFFSEFILSIAVSAGVMVIFGFETSYTLGILIGLLSAFFSALFNVLNGLYVKTMSSRIITQYEMLGGFLTATVFLLYNGELTKETFAVAGIDWVYLIILATICTTFAFMASIWVMKFVTPFTVSISVNLEPVYTIIIALILDYVNQTNKEKMSDGFYLGGAIIILAILVHAWIKTKKSRNNLLA; encoded by the coding sequence TTGGGCAGTTTGATCAATTTAAACGCCAATGAAATTACTTTTTTCAGAACGGGCATAGCATTTCTTTCTATGCTCATTATGGGATTAATAGTGCGTGAGAAAAAATTTGTTAGCCCAAAGCAAGCCCTGTGGTTATTAGGTACCGGTGTGATTGTGGGATTACATTGGGTCACTTTTTTTCTTGCAATAAAAATCAGTACGGTATCCATTGCCGTGGTGTGTATGTCTGCCGCTACCTTGTTTACCTCTTTTCTTGAACCACTCATTTTTAAGCGGCGTTATTTTTTCAGTGAATTCATTTTAAGTATTGCCGTGTCAGCAGGTGTTATGGTGATTTTTGGTTTTGAAACCTCTTATACACTGGGCATTCTCATTGGTTTATTGTCAGCCTTTTTCTCAGCACTTTTTAATGTGCTTAACGGCCTATATGTAAAAACCATGTCATCACGCATTATTACGCAATATGAAATGCTGGGTGGTTTTTTAACCGCCACCGTTTTCCTGCTTTATAACGGAGAACTCACAAAAGAAACTTTTGCTGTAGCAGGTATTGATTGGGTTTATCTCATTATTCTGGCAACTATTTGTACCACGTTTGCTTTTATGGCAAGTATCTGGGTTATGAAATTTGTAACCCCATTTACCGTGAGTATCAGCGTAAACCTTGAGCCGGTGTATACCATTATTATTGCCTTGATACTAGACTATGTAAACCAAACCAACAAAGAAAAAATGAGTGATGGTTTCTACCTTGGAGGGGCAATTATCATACTGGCTATACTGGTTCACGCATGGATTAAAACAAAAAAAAGCCGCAATAATCTCTTAGCCTAA
- a CDS encoding PKD domain-containing protein, with amino-acid sequence MRASHIVGGEVYYDCLGGTTYTITFKIYRDCNSTTPYDTDLPVTVFNGVGAILYEYTIPMPTPVLLDVVFNNPCVSIPPGICVEQAIYTKTVTLPPSASGYTISYQKCCRTAGTQNLTNPDTQGITLTIDIPPPATATCNSSPRFNNYPPLLLCANEELVFDHSATDPDGDSLVYSLCTPYQGGGTTLFPANCATCPSPVPATAPPYTPIAWVPGINPTNPFGGGSININSQTGLLTATPPVPGFFAVGVCVQEYRDGVLLSTNIRDFIFQVLNCNFLLQANITPQTSMPGFTSFCDGLTITFDNASFNGTDYVWDFGVPGIATDVSTQFEPTYTFPSAGTYDVMLVVNPSGAPCSDTTIQSFTVYEDIYPEFSVPSPQCITGNSFDFFGQGQYPAIGTTFQWDFGSGATPTSAATEDVLNVVYDDYGYQQVSFTIYYETCEESITDSVLVYAEPEIGFQLPPGLHCAPYLAQFDDTSFALTTIYYEWDFGDGSAISNLAEPEHLYSEPGVYDITLTIWTTSGCVDTLSIFMDDYLQVFPSPTSLFSVSPTEATVFYPNFYFTDLSSNGVSQTFYFTDGYTSTESPVWHSYVESGYHYPYQVVLNEYGCPDTSWQTIYIIPFTSVFVPNAFSPNGDGKNDSWQPVVYDTEAYEIWVYDRWGN; translated from the coding sequence GTGAGAGCATCACATATTGTAGGGGGTGAAGTTTATTATGATTGCTTGGGCGGCACTACCTACACCATTACGTTTAAAATTTATAGAGATTGCAATTCAACCACACCTTATGATACAGACCTACCCGTGACGGTATTCAACGGAGTAGGTGCAATCTTATATGAGTACACTATACCCATGCCTACCCCGGTTTTGTTGGATGTAGTTTTTAATAATCCCTGCGTTTCAATTCCGCCCGGCATTTGCGTTGAGCAAGCCATTTATACCAAAACGGTAACATTGCCGCCATCAGCATCAGGGTACACCATATCCTATCAGAAATGTTGCAGAACGGCAGGCACACAAAATTTGACAAATCCGGACACACAAGGAATCACACTGACAATTGACATACCGCCACCTGCAACAGCTACATGCAACAGTTCACCGCGCTTCAATAATTATCCGCCTTTGCTTTTATGCGCAAATGAAGAATTGGTATTTGATCATTCAGCAACTGACCCGGACGGGGATAGTTTGGTCTATTCACTATGCACACCGTATCAAGGTGGAGGCACAACACTTTTTCCGGCCAATTGTGCCACATGCCCAAGCCCCGTTCCGGCAACGGCTCCACCTTATACCCCTATTGCCTGGGTGCCCGGTATCAATCCAACGAATCCATTTGGAGGCGGCTCAATTAATATAAATTCTCAAACCGGTTTACTCACTGCCACTCCACCTGTACCCGGTTTTTTTGCTGTAGGGGTTTGCGTGCAAGAATATCGTGATGGTGTTTTACTCAGCACCAATATTCGCGATTTTATATTTCAGGTATTGAATTGTAATTTTTTATTGCAGGCAAATATTACCCCTCAAACAAGCATGCCCGGCTTCACTTCATTTTGTGACGGACTGACTATAACTTTTGACAACGCAAGTTTTAACGGCACTGATTATGTTTGGGATTTTGGTGTACCCGGTATTGCCACCGATGTAAGTACACAATTTGAACCAACTTATACATTTCCGTCAGCTGGTACGTATGATGTGATGCTGGTTGTTAATCCAAGTGGTGCGCCGTGTTCTGATACCACCATACAATCGTTCACGGTGTATGAAGATATTTATCCTGAATTTTCAGTGCCATCTCCACAATGCATCACAGGCAATAGTTTTGATTTTTTTGGACAAGGACAATACCCCGCAATAGGCACAACCTTTCAATGGGATTTTGGATCAGGCGCTACACCTACTAGCGCAGCAACTGAAGATGTACTCAACGTGGTGTATGATGATTACGGATATCAGCAAGTAAGTTTTACTATTTATTATGAAACGTGTGAAGAGTCCATAACTGATTCTGTGCTGGTTTATGCAGAACCTGAAATTGGTTTTCAGTTGCCGCCCGGTTTACACTGCGCACCATATCTTGCACAATTTGATGACACATCATTTGCATTGACAACTATTTATTACGAATGGGATTTTGGTGATGGAAGTGCAATTTCAAATCTTGCTGAACCTGAACATTTGTATAGTGAACCCGGTGTGTATGACATCACCCTTACCATTTGGACCACCTCAGGTTGTGTTGATACCTTGTCCATTTTTATGGATGATTATTTACAAGTATTTCCAAGTCCAACTTCATTATTCAGCGTGAGCCCAACTGAAGCAACTGTGTTTTATCCCAATTTCTATTTTACTGATTTATCATCCAACGGCGTGAGTCAAACATTTTATTTTACAGATGGATATACATCCACTGAATCTCCTGTTTGGCATTCGTATGTTGAATCAGGTTATCACTATCCCTACCAAGTTGTGCTGAATGAATATGGTTGTCCTGATACCAGCTGGCAAACAATATATATTATTCCGTTTACATCAGTATTTGTTCCGAACGCTTTTTCACCCAACGGTGACGGAAAAAATGATAGTTGGCAACCGGTTGTTTATGATACTGAAGCGTATGAAATTTGGGTGTATGATCGCTGGGGCAATTAG
- a CDS encoding PAS domain S-box protein: protein MSKSNSYQTVSKQGLQKMDITPEEKIVLLEKRIAELEKNHALDEEDSMKYRSLFEMSDDALLVIENNTFVDCNEAVVKMLGYKTREELLNTHPSELSPEKQPDGRFSYEKAQEMIDLAIKNGSHHFEWIHTRANGENFPVEVWLSKVEYKDKVLINTIWRDLTQKKKAEQTILKNIEEKEILLKEIHHRVKNNLQIIISLLNLQANSTNDSKVRTLLYQSKSRIEAMCKVHQMLYGSSNLSSINYADYLKELLRELFINTVHDTKSISLEIKSENLFLNINTAIPLGLMINEFVTNSLKYAFPDQKGKIVIEFSPLASKRYLLNYADNGVGYPAEKNFDNTSTLGFQLISSLTEQLNGKLERDLTVKGTRYSLEFDLL, encoded by the coding sequence GTGAGTAAGTCTAATTCATATCAAACAGTCAGTAAGCAAGGATTGCAAAAAATGGATATTACACCTGAAGAAAAGATTGTTTTACTAGAAAAAAGAATTGCTGAATTAGAAAAAAATCATGCGCTTGATGAAGAGGACAGCATGAAATATCGTTCTCTTTTTGAAATGTCAGATGATGCTCTTTTGGTAATTGAAAATAACACCTTTGTTGATTGTAATGAGGCTGTTGTGAAAATGCTTGGCTATAAAACCAGAGAAGAATTGTTGAACACTCACCCTTCAGAACTTTCGCCTGAAAAACAACCTGACGGCAGATTCTCGTATGAAAAAGCGCAGGAAATGATTGATTTAGCAATAAAAAACGGCAGTCATCATTTTGAGTGGATACATACCAGAGCCAATGGTGAAAATTTTCCGGTTGAAGTTTGGTTGTCAAAAGTTGAATACAAAGACAAAGTACTCATCAATACCATTTGGCGAGATTTAACTCAGAAGAAAAAAGCGGAGCAAACCATTTTGAAAAATATTGAAGAGAAGGAAATTCTGCTTAAAGAAATACATCACCGGGTAAAAAACAATTTGCAAATCATTATCTCTTTACTCAATTTGCAAGCAAACAGTACGAATGACAGCAAGGTGCGCACGCTTCTTTATCAAAGTAAATCACGCATTGAAGCTATGTGTAAAGTACACCAGATGTTGTATGGTTCAAGTAATTTATCAAGCATCAATTACGCAGATTATCTGAAAGAATTGCTGCGCGAATTATTTATCAATACCGTGCATGATACCAAATCAATTTCTTTAGAAATTAAATCTGAAAATCTTTTTCTAAATATCAATACAGCCATTCCGCTTGGTTTGATGATCAATGAATTTGTTACCAATTCGCTCAAATACGCTTTTCCTGATCAGAAGGGAAAAATTGTCATTGAATTTTCTCCATTGGCAAGCAAACGATATTTGCTCAATTATGCAGATAACGGAGTGGGGTATCCAGCTGAAAAAAATTTCGACAATACATCAACCTTGGGCTTTCAATTAATATCAAGTCTTACTGAACAACTCAACGGAAAACTGGAAAGAGATTTAACCGTTAAAGGAACCCGTTATAGCCTTGAGTTTGATTTACTCTAA
- a CDS encoding DUF2029 domain-containing protein produces the protein MLLLALVYISIEANQQGDFSIFWQASRDYFDGKNIYTLTYHEWYHYYYSQLFAILLFPLAMLPLYAATWIWLALNLFFLWRIFAITLRQLQVEKWNSRSRFIFLSLIFIFNLRFIRDNFHLGQMTVFMAYCMLESLSLIYYQRHVKGAALLALGINIKLLPLVFIPYLIFRGYFLAACYTCVAVLAYFLIPLTAVEYHQYVLLMHDWWQLINPTQTKHTIDTDERSFHGLSTLIPTLCMETVPDTHALPLRRNMFNLSSEKVFWVLNLIRLALVLSTIAVTRLKFFKPENNKLKRWKEAAYIMLIIPLIFPHQQHYAFLLSMPAFSYILYLIMIEGIKKYRWQFCLLIMVYLCFNLNLLVGSFGMYYDHYKIVTYGALLLVVILLFTKQPLGNAIKSHRLVE, from the coding sequence ATGCTGCTATTGGCTCTGGTTTACATTTCCATTGAGGCAAATCAACAGGGTGACTTTTCAATTTTCTGGCAAGCTTCACGTGATTATTTTGACGGCAAAAATATTTATACACTTACATATCATGAATGGTATCACTACTATTATTCACAGTTGTTTGCCATACTGCTTTTCCCCTTGGCAATGCTGCCGCTCTACGCAGCTACTTGGATTTGGCTGGCGCTGAATCTTTTTTTTCTATGGCGTATTTTTGCTATTACGCTGCGGCAGTTGCAGGTTGAAAAATGGAATTCAAGATCACGATTTATTTTTCTGAGTTTGATTTTCATATTTAATCTCCGGTTTATTCGTGATAATTTTCATCTTGGGCAAATGACAGTTTTTATGGCATACTGCATGCTTGAATCTTTATCACTCATCTATTATCAGAGACACGTCAAAGGTGCAGCACTGCTTGCCTTAGGCATTAATATCAAACTATTGCCTTTAGTATTTATTCCCTATTTAATTTTCAGAGGATATTTTTTAGCGGCATGTTACACGTGCGTGGCTGTGCTTGCCTATTTTTTAATTCCGCTCACGGCGGTTGAGTACCATCAATATGTGCTTTTGATGCACGACTGGTGGCAACTCATTAACCCAACGCAAACAAAACATACTATTGATACAGATGAGCGCAGCTTTCATGGCTTAAGCACGCTGATACCAACTTTATGCATGGAAACGGTACCTGATACACATGCGCTGCCTTTGCGCAGAAATATGTTTAATCTATCTTCTGAAAAAGTATTTTGGGTGCTTAACCTCATTCGGTTAGCCTTGGTGCTTTCCACCATAGCCGTTACGCGCTTAAAATTTTTCAAACCTGAGAATAATAAATTGAAACGATGGAAAGAGGCTGCCTATATCATGTTGATAATTCCGCTAATTTTTCCGCATCAGCAACACTATGCTTTTTTATTATCCATGCCGGCATTTAGTTACATTCTTTATCTCATCATGATTGAAGGAATAAAAAAATATCGCTGGCAGTTTTGCCTTTTAATCATGGTGTATTTATGCTTCAATCTTAATTTGCTGGTGGGGTCATTTGGAATGTATTACGATCATTATAAAATTGTTACCTACGGAGCCTTGTTGTTGGTGGTTATACTGTTGTTCACAAAGCAACCCTTGGGTAATGCAATTAAATCTCACCGCTTGGTTGAGTGA
- a CDS encoding IS1634 family transposase, with protein MARAVQVVRYENNKRKVIQHMGSAHTADEFVELMKMAEEWIKNSTMQTSIFPDENPNKLLHLNHSTFVGIKYHFFYKQIRAIQDTLKLNDFPSLLNDLVTIRIFEPASKLRSLELIKLFFGISHSRKTYYKIAPECINLKKKVEKKVVDFARRYYSFNYDILFYDVTTLYFETFKEDELRMNGFSKDNKSQQPQILIALMVSKEGFPVSYEVFSGNTFEGHTIIPVINDFIKRNGVQNFTVVADAAMISSENVQQLIQNNINYIVGQDSQTSPQLCSTPLTKISTEKTEKAYALKPIMDI; from the coding sequence ATGGCAAGGGCTGTTCAAGTAGTTCGTTACGAGAATAACAAGAGGAAAGTAATACAACACATGGGTTCTGCACATACAGCGGATGAATTTGTTGAGTTAATGAAAATGGCAGAGGAGTGGATAAAAAATTCCACGATGCAAACTTCAATTTTTCCGGATGAAAATCCCAACAAATTGTTGCATCTTAATCACAGCACTTTTGTTGGCATCAAATACCATTTTTTTTACAAACAAATTAGAGCGATACAAGACACTCTTAAACTAAATGATTTTCCCTCGTTGTTAAATGATTTGGTTACCATTAGAATATTTGAACCGGCATCCAAACTTCGTTCCTTAGAGTTGATCAAACTGTTCTTTGGTATCAGCCATAGTCGCAAGACATATTACAAGATTGCCCCAGAGTGCATCAACTTGAAGAAAAAAGTAGAAAAAAAAGTTGTTGACTTCGCTAGAAGGTATTACTCATTCAACTATGACATTCTGTTTTATGATGTAACCACACTTTATTTTGAGACATTTAAAGAAGATGAGTTGCGAATGAATGGCTTTTCAAAAGACAACAAATCTCAACAGCCTCAGATACTCATTGCGCTGATGGTGAGTAAAGAGGGTTTTCCCGTGTCGTATGAAGTGTTTTCGGGTAATACTTTTGAAGGTCACACAATCATCCCGGTTATTAATGATTTTATTAAAAGAAATGGTGTACAAAACTTCACCGTTGTAGCAGATGCTGCAATGATCAGTTCAGAAAATGTACAACAATTAATCCAGAACAACATCAACTACATCGTGGGGCAAGACTCGCAAACGTCTCCGCAACTATGCTCGACACCATTGACAAAAATATCAACAGAGAAAACGGAAAAAGCATACGCATTAAAACCGATAATGGATATTTGA
- a CDS encoding zinc-binding dehydrogenase produces MKAIYLKQHAGAKQAFEYREAPMPTCADDEVLIEVSCFGLNYAEIMARNGLYGDAPALPFIPGYEVAGKICAVGNEMNQHLVGKNVIAFTRFGGYAQYTLTKANACLETGTHDAAELCCLAVQYATAWYMADYTTQLRKGDKVLIHAGAGGVGTALIQLCKLAGATIYAIGGNHEKEEYMRNQGADFVLNHQTANYAEVWKDELFDVIFNPVGGSTFKQDKKLLRAGGRLIMYGASERKAGFKFWNGIKFLRKMGFLLPILLVRDSVSLMGVNMIRIADQKPEVLATCLHEVYKLYEAGKIKPHVGARFAFTEIAEAHTFLESRKSIGKVVVMVQK; encoded by the coding sequence ATGAAAGCAATTTATTTAAAACAACATGCCGGTGCCAAACAGGCTTTTGAATACCGTGAAGCGCCAATGCCAACTTGCGCTGATGATGAGGTGCTGATTGAGGTATCATGCTTTGGACTTAACTATGCTGAAATAATGGCCCGCAATGGTTTGTATGGTGATGCACCGGCCTTGCCTTTTATTCCCGGTTATGAAGTGGCAGGTAAAATTTGTGCTGTCGGCAATGAAATGAATCAACATTTAGTGGGTAAAAATGTAATTGCTTTTACTCGTTTTGGTGGTTATGCACAATACACGCTTACCAAAGCAAACGCTTGCTTAGAAACAGGGACTCATGATGCGGCTGAGTTGTGTTGTTTAGCGGTTCAATATGCCACGGCTTGGTATATGGCCGATTATACTACTCAACTGCGAAAGGGAGATAAAGTATTGATTCACGCCGGGGCAGGCGGGGTTGGCACAGCCCTGATACAACTATGTAAGTTAGCAGGGGCAACAATTTATGCTATTGGCGGCAATCATGAAAAAGAGGAATACATGCGCAATCAGGGGGCTGATTTTGTATTGAATCATCAAACGGCAAACTATGCTGAGGTGTGGAAAGATGAATTGTTTGATGTCATTTTTAATCCCGTGGGCGGAAGCACATTTAAACAAGATAAAAAATTATTGCGCGCCGGCGGACGCTTGATTATGTATGGCGCATCAGAACGTAAAGCCGGTTTCAAATTCTGGAACGGTATAAAATTTTTGCGCAAGATGGGATTTTTATTGCCCATTCTTTTGGTGAGAGACTCTGTTTCATTAATGGGGGTCAACATGATTCGTATTGCAGATCAAAAGCCTGAAGTATTGGCAACTTGTCTTCATGAAGTGTACAAATTATATGAGGCGGGTAAAATTAAACCTCATGTTGGCGCACGCTTTGCATTCACTGAAATTGCTGAGGCGCATACATTCCTTGAAAGCCGAAAATCAATTGGCAAGGTTGTTGTAATGGTGCAGAAGTGA
- a CDS encoding universal stress protein produces MTKKKLLVPYDFSEVADSAFEHALVTAKAVDAEVHILHVVAKKEAVREVKEKLDKAIQKAKSVSRVQGIEVVDHVRVGNIFDDISDFALEIGAELIFMGTHGAHGWQHITGSHALKVVTNSPTPFVIVQESKIDVKGYNDIVVPLDLEKETKQKLTLVANMAKYFNSRVHVIIPDETDEYLKHTIRANIVFANKYFGDRGIECTTTLAPASGFEKEVVKHAVKVGGDLIAIMNTQKNQLFGALGANHEQYIITNEALIPTLILNPINASNAYQAIFT; encoded by the coding sequence ATGACAAAGAAAAAGCTACTTGTACCTTATGATTTTTCTGAGGTTGCCGACAGTGCTTTTGAGCATGCACTGGTAACCGCAAAAGCAGTTGATGCTGAGGTTCACATTCTTCATGTTGTTGCTAAAAAAGAAGCAGTGCGTGAAGTAAAAGAAAAATTGGATAAAGCCATCCAAAAAGCAAAAAGCGTTTCACGTGTTCAAGGCATTGAGGTGGTGGATCATGTGCGTGTTGGAAACATTTTTGATGATATTTCTGACTTCGCTTTAGAGATTGGAGCTGAACTTATTTTTATGGGCACACACGGTGCTCATGGTTGGCAACACATCACCGGAAGCCATGCGTTGAAAGTGGTAACCAATTCGCCTACACCGTTTGTAATTGTTCAAGAAAGTAAAATTGATGTGAAAGGATACAACGATATCGTAGTACCTCTTGATCTTGAAAAAGAAACAAAACAAAAACTCACGCTGGTAGCTAACATGGCTAAATATTTCAACTCGCGCGTGCATGTTATCATTCCTGATGAAACAGATGAGTACTTGAAACACACCATTCGTGCAAACATTGTTTTTGCAAATAAGTATTTTGGTGACCGCGGCATTGAGTGTACTACTACGCTTGCCCCTGCCAGCGGATTTGAAAAAGAAGTGGTAAAACATGCCGTAAAAGTAGGAGGTGATTTAATTGCTATCATGAATACTCAAAAAAACCAACTATTTGGTGCGCTTGGTGCAAATCATGAGCAATATATTATCACCAATGAAGCGTTGATTCCAACATTGATTTTGAATCCAATCAATGCTTCTAATGCATATCAAGCAATCTTTACCTAG
- a CDS encoding tetratricopeptide repeat protein, with protein MKRTLLLLAAGITSTVMAQNINDNKVSFTYIQLPTNPIASQYTQFEISVIKSFEKSNEDSLMAYQMKLDNANTQYDSQLNVWKEQKKNLDRNYLMQMANWEKSTNAGTVSAAPAAPVYPAQPVKLDVVQPNLHEDLPVDQVNNMITIDGFSKGSGGAKVTLDFKGIGGIKIVETKSGSGTSTKYSYRAEYTMPVELKVETPSQGVILNTIILNEVRSYPLKDYASKYEFQLWYLDSQTQFWSELQKHARSVALAEITAYLNNACGYPTRTWNTEVYSVKSHKDFNYDDLTNGYTIAKQGYDLIYQTRDRKNAHGKLNEAIGIWKQALTESNMNDNKARINDKITAMLYYNIAEAYMWMSNYDEAEVNINKCIATNEMKFKGEAKELQGQLNDHKLRWKANF; from the coding sequence ATGAAAAGAACCTTACTTTTGTTAGCTGCCGGAATTACGTCAACCGTAATGGCACAAAATATCAATGACAACAAAGTGTCATTCACGTACATTCAATTACCAACTAACCCAATTGCATCTCAATACACGCAGTTTGAAATTTCAGTGATCAAATCATTTGAGAAAAGCAATGAAGATAGCTTAATGGCCTACCAGATGAAACTGGACAATGCCAATACCCAATATGACAGTCAACTCAATGTGTGGAAAGAGCAGAAAAAAAATCTTGATCGCAACTATTTGATGCAAATGGCAAATTGGGAGAAGAGTACGAATGCGGGTACGGTAAGTGCTGCGCCTGCTGCGCCTGTATATCCGGCTCAGCCGGTGAAGTTAGATGTTGTTCAACCAAATTTACATGAAGATTTGCCGGTTGATCAGGTAAACAATATGATTACTATTGATGGTTTTAGCAAAGGCAGCGGTGGCGCAAAAGTTACGCTTGACTTTAAAGGTATAGGCGGAATTAAAATTGTAGAAACTAAAAGCGGTAGTGGTACTTCAACCAAATATTCTTACCGCGCTGAATACACCATGCCGGTTGAATTGAAAGTAGAAACCCCTTCTCAGGGAGTTATTCTAAACACGATTATTTTGAATGAAGTACGATCATATCCACTGAAAGATTACGCCAGCAAATATGAATTCCAGTTGTGGTATCTTGACAGTCAAACACAATTTTGGAGTGAATTACAAAAGCACGCACGCAGCGTTGCCTTAGCTGAAATTACTGCCTATCTCAATAATGCTTGCGGATATCCAACCCGTACCTGGAATACTGAAGTGTACTCTGTAAAAAGTCATAAAGATTTCAATTATGATGACCTTACTAATGGATATACCATTGCAAAACAAGGGTACGATTTAATTTATCAAACACGTGATCGCAAGAATGCTCACGGCAAATTAAATGAGGCAATTGGTATTTGGAAACAGGCCTTAACTGAAAGCAACATGAATGATAACAAAGCGCGCATCAATGATAAAATTACTGCCATGTTGTATTACAATATTGCTGAGGCATACATGTGGATGAGCAATTATGATGAAGCTGAGGTAAACATCAACAAGTGCATTGCCACCAATGAAATGAAATTTAAAGGTGAAGCAAAAGAACTTCAAGGACAACTTAACGATCATAAATTGCGTTGGAAAGCCAATTTTTAA